GGGGAGTCCGTGTGTGAGGAGTGAAGGAAGGAGggcgatggagggaggaagaggaggtggaagagtTCTTCTCGGATCTCAGCGTTTTTCGATTTATTGATTGATTAAAAAAGCTGTGTTGTGTCTTGGACGTGTTGTCATAACTACAGCTCTCACTAAAGACTAAGGGGCAAGtctcaattggcaccctattccatagtgGAGGTTTAAAGTTGTGCACTGCACTGTATGGGCTCTGGTAAATAGGGTGTCACTTGAGACTCAGCCTTAGAGGAAGGGCAGATTGGTTGTCTATTATTCACATCACTTCTGTCAATCTGTTGCTCTTTGGTTGgaaccatagaattagaatgaattctataaattatatttctatgttcagAACCCTGTTGTTaagggtttgggggggggggcctaAAACACTAGCTACCGGTATGTCCTTGCTACTGTAACGTAAGAGCGACGGAAATATTTTTTGTAAGACCGAACCTCAATACCAAAGTTAAGAAAGTAAAGTCATACACATAGGAATGTGTGCAGCTCAGAGGACAAGCTTTGCTTTAAGGTAAGATGGACCTGGTTCTTTTGACTTATTTACCGTGTTACAGATAAAGAAGGAGTGAATAAGAGCCAATACAGGCAAACGCCATGAAGACATTTGGATTGTGAGTCTGAGGTACTGTTGATGTTGGCTCTGCCACCTCTAGTCACTTACTGTTGACAGGATTGTGGGAAAACCATTTTTTAACTTTACAAATAGAAAACCGGTTTGAGGAATGTTGTTGAAAGGCACAATATTTCCTTGTTTTAAGATTTTTGCCAAATGAATGTCTCTTTATGATAAAAAGGGACACATTTGTCAAAATAATTACTTTTTTTTCTGTTTCACTTTCTATTACTGTTTCCATTGAATTGCTTTAATATTCCATGACAAAAGTAGCTTCTGAGAGAAAAGACCATCTACGTGACAATGGCCAATAAAACTGGGACCATGTTATGCCTCATGGCGATTAGCTGAATGTAAAGTCACCTAAGTGGCCATGGCGACGAAACCTGCTGCAGATCATCTTTGCCAACTGACTGTTCAACTTAATGTTAACACTTATGTATTATTACAATGATGAATTGTTAAAAAAAAGGTGGAATAGTTATATTGAGTATGAATCACAGATTTCTAAGAAGGAAAGTGAGATATTTACCTTTATGGAAGCTTTTACTGGAGATGGGGGTCCTTTAAAGATGAACAAGGACACCTTGAAGACTATTGCATGCTCTTTTCATTGAATGTAAAGACTTTGCTGGTTTCGTATGTGATGCATGTGTTGACTGTGTTGAAAAAGGCAACATAATGGCATTCACTATTTCATTGGCTGTATAACACATTGCTGTATTTTGTCCAGTAATACAAAATCGCAATAAAATTGCATTATCTGTTCATAGTGCTACTACATGATGTGTTCTTTGCTTATCAGTGTTTGCTGCGTACAATCTATATTAATATCATGTTGAAGTTACAGTATATTGCTAAGGGAATATTACAAGTCACCACTGGGAAGCAGCAAATTACTTTacttatacactgagtgtacaaaacacaaggaacaccttcctaatattgagttgcaccccacccCTTCCTCCTTACCTCCCAGTACCTACTGCCAAACCCCATTCAAAGgtacttcaatattttgtcttgcacattcaccctctgaatggcacacacacacaatccatgtctcaattgtctcaaggcttaaaaatccatttagcctgtctcctccccttcatctacactgatttgaaggggatttaacaagtgacatcaataagggatcatagcttcatTCGACatcttagtcatttagcagacgctcttatccagagtaactTACAGTCCATGGAAATCAAAACTACAACCCTGGCTTTGCTAGTGCCacactctaccaactgagccacatgggaccgtagccttcacctggattcacctggtcagtcttgtCTTATCCAGAGTAACTTACAGTCCATGGAAATCAAAACTACAACCCTGGCTTTGCTAGTGCCacactctaccaactgagccacatgggaccgtagccttcacctggattcacctggtcagtctatggaaAGAgccaggtgttcttaatgttttgtatactctgtACATTGTTTTGCTATTCTTGAATTGGAATTTCAAGGAAtctcctgaattgaaatggaaatgACCCAAACCCTTCCCAGTACATCAAAGCACAACTGTCACAAAATATTTGAATAATCATATTCTCTCCACTGTCAGAATGAACAAATATGTATTTACATAAATGATTTATGACAGAGAATACGTATTACAAAACATTTTTTGAAGACAAAGATATTGTCCAAAAGAAATGGCTActcaccagtggtggaaaaagtacccaattgtcatacttgagtaaaagtaaagataccttagtagaaaataactcaagtaaaagtcatccagtaaaatactacttgagtaaaagtctaaaagtatttggttttaaatttccttaagtatcaaaaggaaatgtaattgctaaaatatacttaagtatcaaaagtaaaagtataaatcacttcacattccttaaattaagcaaaccagacggcacaatatTCTTGTTTTATTCGGACATCATTTACAAGGATTTGTGTTTAGAaaatctgccagatcagaggtaaaagggatgaccagggatattcttgtctgaatttgacaattttcttGTCTTACTAAGTATTCGAAATGTAACATGTACTTCTGGatttcagggaaaatgtatggagtaaaaagtacattattttatttaggaatgtaatggagaaaaagtaaaagtagtcaaacatgtaaatagtaaagtaaagtacagatacccaaaaaaactaCAGAAGTAGTAAttgaaagtatttttatttaagtactttacaccactgctagtCAGTCAtcaaaaacaatgacattcaCTTTGTTCAATTTGGCATTTAGGCTAACGTCAGTTATATTTATTTGCATATGCATTTGAAACAATGGCTACTTCAAAATGattccattagacacagtgagaATTCAAATGGTAAAAATATGAAACCTTAcaagtgtattgtactgtataatTGTTGTATTGTATGCAATACAATATGTTAACTTGACAGTACGAAACAACTTGGAAAGTTGACAGTGACGAATATGAAAATATTATTCTCTTACAACATATTTAACATACTGTAATGAACAGTAATGACATTTAATCTCATGGGTGACCAATAAGATCTTGCTGAAAGACACAACCCTAATAAGTCACGCCTCCTGAACAGAACCTAAGGGTTATATTAAAAAAGACCCAGCTGCTAGGTCAACCCAGCATGAGAGTAAAAATACCCAACTGAAGGTCAAATGAACCCATGTTTGGGTAATTCCAACAATCCAACTTGTTGGTCAAAATAGTCCTACGTGTTCTGTCCACTATTTAATCAGCGCTGAGTTACCAAATAACCCAAATTGGGTTGTTTTTAGCACATCGATTTTTGGAGCCTAGTGAATACAACCCAGGACTCCCAGACTTCTGTCTACTGCTGTACCTCAGATCTTTCTTTCTtccgtccatccgtccgtccgtgtgtgtgtgtttgtgtgtgtgtgtgtgtccctagcTAACCACCTCGATTTCACCTCTACTTCACGCCACACCCCAGTTTGTCCAGAACCCTCAGACCTTTCTCTAGGTAGTCAGCCCGGCTCAGCCAGAAGGACTCCTTGTCCTTCATGATGTTGGCCAGCACCGCTCCACCCATAAACACCATATGTTTACGGCTTGGGGGGTCCTCAATGCGGATCTTAAACTTctgcagagaggaagggaggggggacaGGTAGGGGAGAGGGTAGAAAAAATATACGGTAAACTAAGATGAAGGAACATATAACACCATTTCTATCATTACACAGGTTTACTTATTGtactgtgggtgtgtgggtgtgtactgtgtgtgtaatgtgtgtgtgtgtatgtgtccatacatgtgcgtgcatgtgtgcgtttccttgcatgtgtgtgtttgcttacAGAAAGTTTCTCAGTGTCCCCCTGCAGCACCTTCTCCAGGTACAGCTGTTTGATCTCCCTCTCCAGTCTGGAGGGAAGGCCGGGGTACATAGTGGTGCCTCCTGACAGAACAATGTGCTTGTACAAGTCAGACCTtaaggagagagaaacaagatGGTAGAAGACAAAAAGTatgtgtgtacagttgaagtcggaagtttacatactccttagccaaatacatttaaaactccGTTTTTcccaattcttgacatttaatcccagtaaaaatattctgttttaggtcagttaggatcaccacttatttaagaatgtgaaatgtcagaataatagtagagagaatagttatttcagcttttatttctttcatcacattcccagtgcgtcaaaagtttacatacactcaattagtatttggtagcattgcctttaaattgtttaacttgggtcaaatatttcgaatagccttccacgagcttcccacaataagttgggtgaattttggctcattcctcttgacatagctggtgtaactgagtcaggtttgtcggcctccttgctcacacacgctttttcagttctgcacacaaattttctataggattgaggtcagggctttgtgatggccactccaattccttgactttgttgtccttaaagccattttgccacaactttggaagtatgcttggggtcattgtccatttgaaagacccttTTGCGACCAAGGTTTAACTttctgactaatgtcttgagatgttgcttcaatatatccacataatttttctttcctcgtgatgccatctattttgtgaagtgcaccagtccctcctgcagcaaagcacccccacaacatgattctgccacccccgttcttcatggttgggatggtgtttttcggcttgcaagcctcccccttttccctccaaacataacgatggtcattacggccaaacagatatatttttgtttcatcagaccagaggatatttctccaaaaagtacaatctttgtccccatgtgcagttgcaaaccgtagtctgtcttttttacgtatgttttggagcagtggcttcttccttgctgagcgacttatcaggttatgttgatatagggctcgttttactgtggatatcgatacttttgtaagtttcctccagcatcttcacaaggtcatttgctgttgttctgggattgatttgcacttttcgcaccaaagtacgttcatctctaggagacagaacatgcctccttcctgagcggtatgacagctgcgtgtgtactattgtttgtacagatgaacgtgctaccttcaggcatttggaaattgatcccaaggatgagccaaacttctggaggtctacaatttattttctgaggtcttgactgatttcttttgattttcccatgatgccaagcaaagaggcactgagtttgaaggtagaccttgaaatacatccacaggtacacctccaattgactcaaatgatgtcaattagcctatcagaagcttctaaagccatgacattattttctggaattttccaagatgtttaaaggcacagacaacttagtgtatgtaaacttctgacccactggaattgtgatacagtgaattataagtgaaataatctgtctgtaaacaattgttggaaaaattacttgtgtcacgcacaatgtagatgtcctaaccgacttgtcaaaactatagattgtaaacaagacatttgtggagtggttgaaaaactagttttaatgactccaacctaagtgtatgtaaacttccaacttcaactgtttgTTTGCATACAGTTTTAATTGTAATTTAATAAGTCAACTATAGGTTTATAATACCATTGCTTCATATATTTAGTACAGCTACCAAACAAAATAGCTTGGGCTCTATTGGTAATATCCACATATATAGAACAACTATGTAACTCTTGCACAGATCTCTAACTCTAGCACTGCCCacaatgtaatgtactgtaggacCTGACGCTATAGGCTGGCCTCCTCCACTTGTATGGCATTAAAAACAAACAATAGAGAAGTTGgctacagcaccacacagtacaggaTGAGGCTACAGTATCAGTTAAACCATGTGGAGACCAACAGCAGGAGGGTGTATATCTGACCTGAGATCTATGTCAGCAGCCTGGATGGTGTTGAACAGCAGCTCAGCCACGCCTGCACCCTCTACGTTGATGAGGTGGGGCTGGAAGAGGGCCTCCGGTGCTCCGAACCGCTCCCCTCCCACCATCACCTGACGACCGTCAGGCAGCTGTAGCATAGAGcgagttaaatttaaaaaattatgtgGTTCTCAGTAGCtctgttggtagagcatggtgcttgcaacgtcAGTATATTGGGTTCAATTCCCGGGACCACTAATACATTGAAAATGTGCATGACTGTACATTGCTTTGGATAAAGTGTCTGCTTAATGATCTATTATTATATTACTTACAAATTCACACCTCTATTCTCTGATGGGTTTCTTTTTATGTCATGATTGATATACAGTGCAGAAGATATATGTAGGAGATTCATATAGGTTAGCCTGGGAGTTTTGCAACATTGCTACATTGCTATAAACAGATTGCCACCCAGGCTAAGAGACCATTCATAAATAATAATGAACATTCTCTCTGATTGACATGAGAGGAGAGGCGTTTTCTACAGTACCATGTATGACTCCACCAGCACGGTGGTCTCTATAGCCAGTCTCTGCTCCTGCTCGATGTTGTATCCCACGTAGCACAGCTTCTCCTTCAGCATGCGGACCGTCTCAAAGTCAGCCGAGTGGTTAAAGGCATAGCCACGCAGCAACAGCAACTGAGAGGGATCATAGGTGAAGAAACAGCTTCTCTCGGGCCATAAATAACTAAAAACGAATTCAACTGTCAATTTTTAAGAAGTTTGCATTGATTATGATTGACACAAGGGATATAAAGGCTTAGTTTGGTCATAATGTGACGGGGTGGTAATATATTTAGAAACACACCTTAATGAGGTAGCGCGTGATGTCACGTCCAGCGATGTCCAGCCTGCGTGTGAGGTGGGGTAGAGAGTAGCCCTCGTACACAGGACATATATGGGTCACACCGTCCCCCGAATCCACAACCACGCCTGTCAACAAACCTAGAGACAGGACAAGGCAGGACACACAGGGTCACATAACAGACCCGTATGAAAGTGACTGTGGGTTTGAATCAGCTCCTTACAAGACTCTGTTAGCCCGCTGAGGTAAAGTCTATGCAtttatactacagtatatcattaTATATTACAGGGAGAGCCATGTCTGTGGGTCTAGTCTCCCCTTACCCTGGGCATagagagtgagcacagcctggaTGGCAACGTAGATGCCGTGGAACTGGTAGGTCTCAAACATAACCTCCGCGATCTTCTCACGGTTCTTAGTGGGGTTCATGGGCGGTTCCGTCAGAAGCACCTTGAATCAAATGAAACTTCATTGATCCGtaacattacaacacatacagaagGCAGGTGGACTGTAAAAAGTGTTTTCTAAACTAACCATTTTCCAAATAGTCCACTAAAACACTAGAAGTTTAACAGACTAAATGGATTTCATACCCATGTCTCTCCTTCAGAAATGTGATTTTATCTCAATCCCAGTAACCTGCCGAAAAAGTTTATTAAAGGAAAAAGGACAAATAAAAGAATTGTGACCTTGCAGTCTGGGGGGCTGATGTCCAGGCGCTCGGGGCCGAAGGTGTAGTCCCACAGGTGAAGCATGTCTTCCCAGGAGCGCACCATTCCGTTGTCCATGGGGTAGGACACCTCCAGCATGGAGCGACACTCACTGGCCTCGTCACCCACCATCAGGTCCtataggttaggggttagaggttggAGGTCAGGCCCAGGGTTGGGGGGTCAAAAAGGGAGTTGTTTTGGATACATTTGATCATACAGAAATATGCATACAGAGTACAGACATGGCAATTTTAAGATATTAGGCTAGCTCTCAAACGATTGTCAGAGAGGGTATTAACAGTATTTGGAGATGGCTAATATTCAACTGATGCTTTCACAATCATACACAGCACAGTCAAGAGCAGAGGACACTTCTGTGGTTCTGTCAGTGTTTAGGCTAGAGATCAACTGCCATTGCTCCGTTGACCTCACCTTAATCTCGATGTTTCCAACTTTGGTGTTTGACCGGATGATGGGCCGACCCACCAAGGCAGGGAAGATATGCTCTGGGAAGTTGGAGCCAGCGAAGCCACACTTGACAAACTGCATGGGAACCAATATGAAAGAAACATGATGGTATTGCATACTTTCAACAGTCTTTCAATAGTATTTCAATACACTTTCTGTAGTCCTTAAATACACATTCAACACACTTTCAATATGAGGGGTGAGGGACAGTTCGAGCTACTGAAAAAGTCCTTGCTTTGGTGCATTGAGcagaaaccaaaattgaaccacAGATAATGTCACTTCTCTTGTGATGAACTTCTGCAAAATATTTTCAGTTCAACATTAATAGTGGATGTGTCAAACTGTATCAAGTCAGCAATAACACTGTAAAAATGCATCTTGAAATAGTAAACTATACATTTTATTGGGACATTTCTGTCTGTTTACCTGTGTGCTTACAACACCATTTATTGAAATGCCCTAACTTGTCTATGTAGCCAAGACACATTCCATAGCCTGAAGGTGTACAATACATTCCAAGCACCAGCCACAAGAGGAGGTGGGGTAAGCTAGCCTACAGTCATCAGTTAACATGTAGCTCATGATTCTAGTGTGCTTTTGCGGGACGGGAAGTTTAAAGGGGCTTCCAATAGCCATTGATATGGTGCGAGTGAACTCAAGAAGCATGGGGAATCGAGAATTGTTTCAATTCTTTGCTTGTGTTCCTTCTTCCCGTTCAATAACAGCTCACTCCACGACATCAACACCATGTatggcagtgtgtgtggataAGAGAAGGAGTCTGTGACAAGTCCAGACAGACGCGCACCCATATTAGACCCACACCCTTACCTAGCGCGCAGAGTGCAGCTTGCTTCATAGGCTTCTACGACACCATACCGTTTACTGTGACAGACACTGTTATCTCCTTTACGAATAAAATG
Above is a genomic segment from Oncorhynchus masou masou isolate Uvic2021 chromosome 23, UVic_Omas_1.1, whole genome shotgun sequence containing:
- the LOC135510458 gene encoding actin-related protein 2-like produces the protein MDSEGRKVVVCDNGTGFVKCGFAGSNFPEHIFPALVGRPIIRSNTKVGNIEIKDLMVGDEASECRSMLEVSYPMDNGMVRSWEDMLHLWDYTFGPERLDISPPDCKVLLTEPPMNPTKNREKIAEVMFETYQFHGIYVAIQAVLTLYAQGLLTGVVVDSGDGVTHICPVYEGYSLPHLTRRLDIAGRDITRYLIKLLLLRGYAFNHSADFETVRMLKEKLCYVGYNIEQEQRLAIETTVLVESYMLPDGRQVMVGGERFGAPEALFQPHLINVEGAGVAELLFNTIQAADIDLRSDLYKHIVLSGGTTMYPGLPSRLEREIKQLYLEKVLQGDTEKLSKFKIRIEDPPSRKHMVFMGGAVLANIMKDKESFWLSRADYLEKGLRVLDKLGCGVK